The Chitinophagaceae bacterium genome includes the window AAATTACGTCTAAATATTTTTCATAGCGTCTAAACTCAGTTTAAAACCCATTGCTTTTTTCCTATTAATTTAATTTTCCCTTCTCTCTTCATTTTCTGTAGAATGTTTTTGATTTTAGAACGTTTTTGTTCAAAATTTAAAACATCAGGAAGTTTGTCTAAAAGAACTTGTTCAAAATCTGCCCGAGTACCATTGTCAAATTTCTCTAAAAATTCTAAAATCATTTTTTGACAGTACTCATCATCAATTCCTCTTTGCTTGATATAATCAGCTTGTTCACCTGTTGCTTTAGCTACAGTGAAAGATATATGGAAATTTGGCTTTCTACCTTCAATCAAGTCTTTGCTTTTTAAGTCTTTTATTTCGGCAGCACTTATTTTTTTCGATTTTGCAACCTTATCTAAAGCAATGATATCTACCAAACTCAAATCGGGTAAAGATGCAATTTTGCGTGCATAATTCATATCAACCACTTTACCTGTAATGGTCAGTTTTACTTTGTTATTACGAAACTCATAGTCAGGCAAAGGGAAGTATTTCTTCCGCTGAATATTAAACATCCGTTTGATACCACTTCCTATTGCGTCTATCATATTCAGATTTATCATTGCTTCTACCAAAAATGGATTTCGGTAAGTGGGTTCCGGAGCATCCGCAATGACTACCTCTTCTATGCTAGAAGGAATGAATGAACCGGAATTGATAAATACCAATTTGCTGTCTTCGTATTCGACCAAGTTTATTTTACCGCTAAAGGTATAATCCTGATGTGCAATACAGTTGTTTAAGCCCTCTCTAACAATGTAAGGGTCATATTGATCCACTTCTTCAGGAAATAAAGTACCGTATTGAATATATCTGTACTTCAAGTTTCGAATCTTTTTAAATACTTCCTCCGTATTTAGAAGCAAGGGGCAAGTAAAGTGTTGGTAATCCTTCTCGACATTGTCTTTATCACGCAAAATCCACGAAATTTTTGC containing:
- a CDS encoding transcriptional regulator; its protein translation is MLIRTQTEIQIILNTLRSQGIENEVVEFKEAKNQYDFGKIGKYFSALCNEANLKSKRSAWLIFGVKDADKSIVGSQFRINRADLGSLKAEIANHTTGRLSFIEIYEVIEPEGRVVLFEIPAAPKGIPISWKGHYYGRDGEVLNALNLEEVERIRKQSRAEDWSAAIVEGASINDLSSEAILKARESFKRKNQHLVDEIDEWNDETFLNKAKVCIKGKITRTAILLLGKSESEHFINPATAKISWILRDKDNVEKDYQHFTCPLLLNTEEVFKKIRNLKYRYIQYGTLFPEEVDQYDPYIVREGLNNCIAHQDYTFSGKINLVEYEDSKLVFINSGSFIPSSIEEVVIADAPEPTYRNPFLVEAMINLNMIDAIGSGIKRMFNIQRKKYFPLPDYEFRNNKVKLTITGKVVDMNYARKIASLPDLSLVDIIALDKVAKSKKISAAEIKDLKSKDLIEGRKPNFHISFTVAKATGEQADYIKQRGIDDEYCQKMILEFLEKFDNGTRADFEQVLLDKLPDVLNFEQKRSKIKNILQKMKREGKIKLIGKKQWVLN